A window of Halomonas sp. GFAJ-1 contains these coding sequences:
- a CDS encoding 6-aminohexanoate hydrolase, with the protein MRLPVLLIFCAAISLLFSAGAAADAPSSRALQALDQKTAALDRVHAVVVAHQGSIVHELHQGGPGVAAPTNIKSLSKTVLAAITGAAIEAGAIESTEQTLVALLGSLPNGADPKVDEITVTHLLAQQAGLERTSGSNYSAWVASNNWVNNALSRPFVDEPGGRMLYSTGTSHLLSAALTQASGETTHALAQRLLGEPLNIAIPPWLRDPQGIYFGGNDMQLSPRALIAIGELYRNDGMVVDDSGVGQRVLPEGWVEDSWTPRGQSPWTGDGYGFGWFITTLADVPVYYGRGYGGQALYVIPEREMTVVITSDPTPPSPGGQFHQQLNDLVVELLR; encoded by the coding sequence ATGCGTTTACCTGTGCTACTGATTTTCTGTGCCGCTATTTCACTGCTGTTTAGCGCTGGCGCGGCAGCCGATGCACCAAGCTCCCGCGCGCTGCAAGCTCTCGACCAGAAAACGGCGGCACTAGACCGTGTGCATGCGGTGGTCGTTGCTCACCAGGGCAGTATTGTTCACGAACTGCATCAGGGTGGCCCGGGCGTCGCTGCACCTACCAATATCAAATCGCTTTCCAAAACCGTGCTGGCGGCCATTACCGGCGCAGCCATTGAGGCGGGAGCGATCGAGTCTACCGAGCAAACCTTGGTGGCGCTGTTAGGCTCGCTACCCAACGGCGCTGACCCGAAGGTGGATGAGATTACCGTGACGCACTTGCTGGCTCAGCAGGCGGGGTTGGAGCGTACTTCCGGCAGCAACTACAGCGCTTGGGTCGCCAGCAACAATTGGGTGAATAATGCACTCTCCCGCCCGTTTGTGGATGAACCCGGCGGGCGCATGCTCTACTCCACGGGCACCAGCCATTTGCTTTCTGCGGCACTCACCCAGGCAAGTGGCGAAACCACCCACGCCCTTGCGCAGCGTTTGCTGGGCGAGCCGCTGAACATTGCGATACCCCCCTGGCTGCGCGACCCCCAGGGCATCTACTTTGGCGGCAACGATATGCAGCTTTCACCCAGGGCGCTTATAGCGATCGGCGAGCTGTATCGTAATGATGGCATGGTCGTCGATGACAGCGGAGTGGGCCAGCGGGTGCTGCCGGAAGGCTGGGTTGAAGACTCTTGGACACCCAGAGGCCAATCCCCATGGACAGGGGATGGTTACGGCTTCGGGTGGTTTATTACAACGCTTGCGGATGTGCCGGTGTATTACGGCAGGGGCTACGGCGGGCAGGCGCTCTATGTCATTCCAGAGCGGGAAATGACCGTAGTGATTACGTCCGACCCAACGCCCCCTTCTCCGGGCGGCCAGTTTCACCAGCAGTTAAATGATCTGGTCGTTGAGCTGCTACGTTGA
- a CDS encoding nucleoid-associated protein YejK — MPLLQSTVLRLEPSLDGERLTVTAPPAETPSASDDPTMTSLVNALNDTYNTKAKGWGRFAEQGEQAGPLMAWLRDYMAGEQDFTQFSIAMAERLAQTLQEQLSVSGYLVVAHLRQGDTETLFLGLVHQREGIGINEAHQAVPAAQLNTRQLTLAVRVNLTQWQSDSESAQYVSFLKDRGGKKLADGLIALLGMEEGIDAPAETRTLLKAFSDYVEKEDFDDEASREKTDTLVDYANEQLSRGEPMTLEELSGLVDEKQPKAFYDHIRNADYGLSPEIPPDKRTISQFRRFTGRAGGVSISFDSHLLGSSIEYDEHQDRLIIKQVPKQLKEQLAKRKE, encoded by the coding sequence ATGCCGCTACTGCAAAGCACCGTGCTTCGCCTGGAACCGTCGCTAGATGGCGAGCGCTTAACCGTTACGGCACCGCCAGCTGAAACCCCCAGCGCCAGCGACGATCCAACGATGACAAGCCTGGTGAACGCGTTAAACGACACCTATAACACCAAAGCTAAAGGGTGGGGGCGGTTTGCCGAACAGGGCGAGCAGGCCGGGCCATTGATGGCCTGGCTGCGGGATTACATGGCCGGTGAGCAAGACTTTACCCAGTTTTCTATCGCCATGGCCGAGCGCCTAGCGCAAACGCTGCAAGAGCAGCTCTCTGTCAGTGGCTACCTGGTTGTTGCTCACCTGCGCCAGGGCGACACCGAAACCCTGTTTTTAGGCTTGGTGCACCAGCGGGAAGGCATTGGCATTAATGAGGCGCACCAGGCGGTGCCCGCCGCCCAGCTCAATACCCGACAGCTAACCCTGGCGGTACGGGTAAACCTTACCCAGTGGCAGAGTGATTCCGAAAGCGCCCAGTATGTGTCGTTTTTAAAAGATCGCGGCGGCAAAAAGCTCGCCGATGGCCTAATCGCCCTGCTCGGGATGGAGGAGGGCATTGATGCCCCCGCAGAAACCCGTACGCTGCTGAAAGCCTTCAGCGACTACGTGGAAAAAGAGGATTTTGATGACGAGGCCAGCCGGGAAAAAACCGACACGCTAGTCGACTACGCCAACGAGCAGCTGAGCCGCGGCGAGCCAATGACCTTAGAAGAGCTTTCAGGGCTGGTAGACGAAAAACAGCCCAAAGCGTTTTACGACCATATCCGCAACGCCGACTACGGCCTTTCCCCGGAGATACCGCCGGATAAACGCACCATCAGCCAGTTCCGCCGTTTTACCGGCCGCGCCGGTGGCGTTTCCATCAGCTTTGACTCCCACCTGCTGGGTTCCAGCATCGAGTACGATGAACACCAAGATCGCCTGATCATCAAGCAAGTGCCCAAGCAGCTAAAAGAGCAGCTGGCTAAGCGTAAAGAGTGA
- a CDS encoding sugar ABC transporter permease produces MNLYPVRAIYMAEMARTRRTLLQSIVSPVISTSLYFVVFGAAIGSRISEINGVSYGAFIVPGLIMLMLLTQSVSNASFGIFFPKFSGSIYEILSAPISYLEIVVGYVGAAASKSILLGLIILATSGLFVPLEIAHPIWMLTFLVLTAVTFSLLGFIIGIWADGFDKLQLVPLLVITPLTFLGGSFYSIDMLPPFWQTVTLANPVVYLVSGFRWSFYGISDVSLGASVAMILLFLAASLAIIAWIFRTGYRLKP; encoded by the coding sequence ATGAACCTCTACCCCGTTCGCGCCATTTATATGGCTGAAATGGCGCGCACCCGGCGTACGCTGCTGCAAAGTATTGTCTCGCCGGTGATCTCTACCTCGCTCTACTTTGTGGTGTTCGGTGCGGCGATTGGCTCGCGTATTAGCGAGATTAATGGGGTCAGCTACGGCGCCTTTATCGTGCCAGGGCTTATTATGCTCATGCTGCTCACCCAGAGCGTATCGAATGCCTCCTTCGGGATTTTCTTTCCCAAGTTTTCGGGCAGTATTTATGAAATTTTATCGGCACCTATCTCTTACTTAGAGATAGTGGTGGGTTACGTGGGGGCTGCGGCGTCTAAGTCGATTCTGCTGGGGCTGATTATTCTCGCTACCTCGGGCCTATTTGTGCCGCTGGAGATCGCCCACCCTATCTGGATGCTCACCTTTCTGGTGCTTACCGCCGTCACGTTCAGCCTGCTGGGTTTTATCATCGGTATCTGGGCCGATGGCTTCGACAAGCTACAGCTGGTGCCGCTGCTGGTGATTACCCCGCTGACGTTTCTAGGCGGCAGCTTTTACTCCATTGATATGCTGCCGCCGTTTTGGCAAACCGTCACCCTGGCGAACCCCGTGGTCTATTTGGTGAGTGGTTTCCGCTGGAGCTTCTACGGTATTAGCGACGTTAGCCTTGGCGCCAGCGTGGCGATGATTCTGCTGTTCTTAGCCGCCAGCCTTGCCATTATTGCCTGGATTTTCCGCACCGGTTACCGCTTAAAACCCTAG
- a CDS encoding multidrug ABC transporter ATP-binding protein: MNDPIITIEGLNKTYEGGFQALTRVDLTIQRGEIFALLGPNGAGKTTLISLVCGLVNPTEGSVVVDGFDSVSHYRQARERIGLVPQELTNEAFETVWNTVSFSRGLFGKPPNPDHIEKVLKSLALWDKRNNRLMTLSGGMKRRVLIAKALSHEPRILFLDEPTAGVDVELRRDMWNVVRGLRDNGVTIILTTHYIEEAEEMADRIGVINRGEIVLVEEKAALMKKLGSKQLTLHLHTPLTTLPASLAQEELSLAADGYELVYTYESRKEEQPGEPPEGRGISTLLAQLEKEGIGFKDLHTRQSSLEDIFVDLVKERS; the protein is encoded by the coding sequence TTGAACGACCCCATTATTACCATCGAAGGCTTGAACAAAACCTACGAAGGTGGCTTTCAAGCGCTTACCCGCGTGGATTTAACCATCCAGCGCGGCGAAATTTTTGCCCTGCTAGGCCCTAATGGCGCTGGTAAAACCACCTTAATCAGTCTGGTGTGCGGGCTCGTTAACCCCACCGAAGGCAGTGTGGTAGTGGATGGTTTCGACAGCGTGAGCCATTACCGCCAAGCCCGTGAGCGTATCGGCCTAGTGCCCCAAGAACTCACCAACGAAGCGTTTGAAACGGTGTGGAACACCGTCAGCTTTAGCCGCGGCCTGTTTGGCAAACCGCCGAACCCTGATCATATTGAAAAGGTGCTTAAGTCGTTAGCGCTATGGGATAAGCGCAATAACCGCCTGATGACGCTCTCCGGAGGTATGAAGCGCCGAGTGCTGATCGCGAAAGCACTCTCCCACGAGCCACGCATTCTATTTCTGGATGAGCCTACCGCCGGGGTAGATGTTGAGCTTCGCCGCGATATGTGGAACGTTGTGCGCGGGCTTAGGGATAACGGCGTTACGATTATTCTCACCACCCACTACATCGAAGAAGCCGAAGAGATGGCCGACCGCATCGGCGTCATCAATCGCGGTGAAATAGTACTGGTGGAAGAGAAAGCGGCGCTAATGAAAAAGCTTGGCAGTAAGCAGTTAACGCTACACCTGCACACGCCGCTTACCACGCTGCCTGCCTCCCTTGCCCAAGAAGAACTCAGCTTAGCAGCGGATGGCTATGAGCTGGTGTACACCTACGAGAGCCGCAAGGAGGAGCAGCCGGGAGAGCCGCCAGAGGGGCGCGGTATTTCAACGCTACTGGCGCAGCTGGAAAAAGAGGGCATCGGCTTTAAAGACCTACACACCCGGCAGAGTTCACTGGAAGATATTTTCGTCGACCTCGTCAAGGAGCGCTCATGA
- a CDS encoding peptidylprolyl isomerase (rotamase C; accelerates isomerization of the peptidyl prolyl bond) — MALASARHILVSSEEQCNALKQEIENGRDFADVAKEHSSCPSGRQGGDLGSFGPGQMVPEFDKVVFSGEVNKVHGPVQTQFGYHLLEITSRS, encoded by the coding sequence ATGGCACTTGCTAGCGCCCGTCATATTTTGGTAAGCAGTGAAGAGCAGTGCAACGCACTGAAACAAGAGATTGAAAACGGTCGTGATTTTGCGGACGTGGCCAAAGAGCACTCAAGCTGCCCTTCCGGCCGCCAGGGCGGCGATTTGGGTAGCTTTGGCCCCGGCCAAATGGTGCCTGAATTCGACAAGGTTGTATTCAGCGGTGAAGTGAACAAGGTACACGGACCGGTACAAACCCAGTTCGGTTACCACCTTTTGGAAATCACCAGCCGCAGCTAA
- a CDS encoding serine hydrolase, whose translation MVLPAHAAENAINGYESHEYEFAWYYEVDKQSAWQGNLNARVAAIEEVFGGQLGVYVQNLASGEAYSWRADEPWYLASLVKVPVAAQVLAERQAGTLSLDERLILARSDYVDGAGPVNWHDPGASITLRFLLEQMITVSDNTASDMLINRVGLDEVNARARAMVAASGGHPEALGPISKLVGVRQGVYGQLHPDARTLGGLDFMALRQHSVNQRPAALARTLGVSRNAFEQPDYDHAFDAYAATGENGGTLRAFGDVLASLHHGGMADLNAEHRQLLLAVMARTRSGEKRLKQGMGNAFHFAHKTGTQHRRSCDAGLASRVGAESAPWVIVVCSRGPLALSAHERAMASIGEALRESGALAGP comes from the coding sequence ATGGTGCTGCCTGCCCATGCCGCCGAGAACGCTATTAATGGGTACGAGTCTCATGAGTACGAATTTGCTTGGTACTATGAAGTCGACAAACAGAGCGCGTGGCAGGGTAATTTAAACGCCCGCGTGGCTGCCATCGAAGAAGTATTTGGTGGGCAGCTGGGTGTCTATGTACAGAACCTGGCAAGCGGGGAAGCCTACTCATGGCGAGCCGATGAGCCGTGGTATTTGGCATCACTGGTGAAAGTGCCGGTGGCGGCCCAAGTACTGGCCGAACGCCAAGCGGGCACACTTTCCCTAGATGAGCGGTTAATCCTTGCCCGCAGCGACTATGTAGATGGCGCCGGGCCCGTTAACTGGCACGACCCGGGCGCGTCGATCACACTTCGTTTTTTGCTAGAGCAGATGATTACCGTTAGCGATAACACCGCGTCGGATATGCTGATTAACCGGGTGGGGCTTGATGAAGTAAATGCCCGGGCCAGGGCAATGGTAGCGGCCAGCGGTGGCCATCCTGAGGCGTTAGGCCCCATTAGCAAGCTAGTGGGTGTGCGCCAGGGGGTGTATGGCCAGCTACACCCGGATGCCCGTACCCTGGGTGGGTTAGACTTTATGGCCCTGCGCCAGCACAGCGTTAACCAGCGCCCGGCAGCGCTTGCCCGCACGCTCGGCGTAAGCCGCAACGCGTTTGAGCAGCCCGACTACGACCACGCCTTTGATGCCTACGCAGCAACAGGTGAGAACGGCGGCACGCTGCGTGCCTTTGGCGATGTATTAGCCAGCCTGCACCACGGGGGGATGGCCGACCTCAATGCTGAACATCGGCAACTGCTGCTGGCGGTCATGGCGCGCACCCGCTCCGGTGAAAAGCGCTTAAAACAAGGCATGGGCAACGCCTTCCACTTTGCCCATAAAACCGGTACCCAGCACCGCCGCAGTTGCGATGCTGGCCTTGCTTCGCGCGTTGGCGCTGAATCAGCGCCATGGGTGATTGTTGTCTGTAGTCGCGGCCCTCTTGCGCTAAGTGCTCACGAACGGGCGATGGCAAGCATAGGGGAAGCGCTGCGCGAAAGCGGCGCCCTGGCTGGCCCTTAA
- a CDS encoding polyribonucleotide nucleotidyltransferase — MLKEVAVNPVKKTFQYGRSTVTLETGRIARQATGAVMVTMDETVVLCTVVAKKEANPNQPFFPLSVHYQEKTYAVGKIPGGFFKREGRPTEKETLTSRLIDRPIRPLFPKGFMNEVQVICTVLSTDRNHDPDVAAMLGTSAALSISGVPFNGPIGCARVGFNEEQGYFLNPTVEELAASELDMVVAGTDKAVLMVESEAQELLEDEMLGAVLFGHQEMQVAVTAIKELVAEAGKPRWDWQPAPENVALKTAMAEAFEAKVGDAYRITDKMARQDALSALKDAAVEQLAAVEGEEAEGKFSKDDVKGAFAGLEKRVVRSRVVKGEPRIDGRDNSTVRPLAIEVGVLPKTHGSAVFTRGETQAIAIATLGTLRDSQLIESLEGERKDRFMLHYNFPPYCVGEAGFMGGPKRREIGHGRLARRGIQAMLPSEDVFPYTIRVVSEITESNGSSSMASVCGSSLALMDAGVPLKAPVAGIAMGLVKDEDGYAVLTDILGDEDHLGDMDFKVAGSEEGVTALQMDIKIEGINEEIMEKALQQAHDARISILAQMNDVISQSRTDVSENAPSMATIKIAPDKIRDVIGKGGATIRKICEDTGASIDLDDDGTVRIYAEDKAAAKRAIDTVLAITAEAEIGKLYNGKVVRIADFGAFVNIMPGTDGLVHISQIVAERVNNVRDFLNEGDDVIVKVLDIDNRNRVKLSIKEITEEEKAAFAAAEAEVTE, encoded by the coding sequence ATGTTAAAGGAAGTCGCCGTGAATCCGGTAAAAAAAACGTTCCAATACGGTCGTAGCACCGTCACTTTAGAAACTGGCCGTATTGCTCGCCAGGCCACTGGTGCCGTAATGGTGACCATGGATGAAACCGTTGTACTGTGTACAGTGGTTGCGAAGAAAGAAGCCAACCCCAACCAGCCCTTCTTCCCGCTCTCGGTACACTACCAAGAGAAAACCTACGCGGTTGGTAAGATCCCCGGTGGCTTCTTCAAGCGTGAAGGCCGTCCTACCGAAAAAGAGACCCTCACCTCGCGCCTGATCGACCGCCCGATCCGTCCGCTATTCCCCAAAGGGTTTATGAACGAAGTGCAGGTGATCTGTACCGTTCTCTCTACCGACCGTAACCATGACCCGGATGTGGCGGCGATGCTGGGCACCTCAGCGGCGCTGAGTATCTCTGGCGTGCCGTTTAACGGCCCGATTGGCTGTGCACGGGTTGGTTTTAACGAAGAGCAGGGCTACTTCCTGAACCCGACCGTGGAAGAGCTGGCTGCTTCCGAGCTGGACATGGTGGTAGCGGGTACTGATAAAGCCGTCCTCATGGTGGAGTCAGAAGCCCAGGAACTGCTCGAAGACGAAATGCTGGGTGCCGTGCTGTTCGGCCACCAGGAAATGCAGGTTGCCGTCACCGCGATTAAAGAGTTGGTCGCTGAAGCTGGCAAACCGCGCTGGGATTGGCAGCCTGCGCCGGAAAATGTAGCGCTGAAAACCGCCATGGCCGAAGCGTTCGAAGCCAAAGTGGGCGATGCGTACCGCATTACCGACAAAATGGCCCGCCAAGACGCGCTTTCAGCACTTAAAGATGCCGCTGTTGAGCAGCTAGCGGCGGTTGAAGGCGAAGAAGCGGAAGGCAAATTCAGCAAAGATGACGTGAAAGGTGCGTTTGCCGGCCTTGAAAAGCGCGTTGTACGCTCGCGCGTTGTAAAAGGCGAGCCGCGTATCGATGGCCGTGACAACTCCACCGTGCGCCCGCTGGCCATTGAAGTTGGCGTACTGCCGAAAACCCACGGCTCTGCGGTGTTTACCCGTGGCGAGACCCAGGCGATTGCGATTGCAACCTTGGGCACCCTGCGTGATTCGCAGCTCATTGAATCCCTGGAAGGTGAGCGTAAAGACCGCTTTATGCTGCACTACAACTTCCCTCCCTACTGCGTAGGTGAAGCGGGCTTTATGGGTGGCCCAAAGCGCCGCGAAATCGGCCACGGCCGTTTGGCGCGTCGTGGTATTCAAGCCATGCTGCCGTCTGAAGACGTCTTCCCTTACACTATTCGCGTGGTGTCGGAAATTACTGAATCCAACGGTTCAAGCTCCATGGCCTCGGTGTGTGGCTCTTCGCTTGCGCTGATGGATGCCGGTGTACCGCTGAAAGCCCCGGTGGCGGGTATTGCCATGGGGCTGGTGAAAGACGAAGACGGCTACGCCGTACTTACCGATATCCTGGGTGACGAAGACCACCTGGGCGACATGGACTTCAAAGTTGCCGGTTCTGAAGAGGGCGTCACCGCTCTACAGATGGACATTAAGATCGAAGGCATCAACGAAGAGATCATGGAGAAGGCGCTGCAGCAGGCGCACGATGCGCGTATCAGCATTCTGGCGCAGATGAACGACGTGATCAGCCAGAGCCGTACCGATGTGTCGGAAAATGCTCCTTCCATGGCCACCATCAAAATCGCCCCGGATAAGATCCGTGACGTCATTGGTAAGGGCGGCGCGACGATTCGTAAAATCTGTGAAGACACCGGCGCGTCTATCGACCTGGACGATGACGGCACCGTGCGCATCTACGCGGAAGATAAAGCCGCGGCGAAGCGTGCCATTGATACCGTACTGGCCATTACCGCAGAAGCGGAAATCGGCAAGCTGTACAACGGTAAAGTGGTACGTATCGCTGACTTCGGCGCGTTTGTTAACATCATGCCGGGTACCGATGGCTTGGTGCATATTTCGCAAATTGTTGCCGAGCGCGTTAACAACGTCCGCGACTTCTTAAACGAAGGCGACGATGTGATTGTTAAAGTGCTGGATATCGACAACCGCAACCGGGTGAAACTCTCTATTAAAGAGATCACCGAAGAAGAGAAAGCGGCTTTCGCCGCCGCAGAGGCAGAGGTTACCGAGTAA
- a CDS encoding 30S ribosomal protein S15 encodes MALTAEKKAEIVNEYGRGDSDTGSPEVQVALLSANINGLQDHFKTNKQDHHSRRGLIRMVNQRRKLLDYLKRKDFERYQSLIQRLGLRR; translated from the coding sequence ATGGCATTAACCGCTGAGAAAAAGGCCGAGATCGTCAACGAATACGGCCGCGGCGATAGCGATACCGGTTCCCCTGAAGTTCAGGTTGCACTGCTAAGCGCCAACATCAATGGCCTGCAGGACCACTTCAAAACCAACAAGCAGGATCACCACTCACGTCGTGGTCTGATCCGCATGGTAAACCAGCGTCGTAAGCTGCTGGACTACCTGAAGCGTAAAGATTTCGAACGCTATCAGTCTCTGATTCAGCGTCTAGGTCTGCGTCGCTAA